One genomic region from Chthoniobacterales bacterium encodes:
- a CDS encoding M15 family metallopeptidase: MFIKVNLFQWLKASFAALRNGRNKTSAPSPLPSSSDLTSPTLPKSSPQRISASTQKPTSATIAPKASDGWQLDPRSARNLATVKPELQTLGRKLLKRLADEGLTFKVTSGARTQAEQDALFAQGRTKPGPVVTWTRRSRHIGGRAIDLTLFHGKNPVWESKHYDRAGEIGESLGLVWGGRWKTPDRPHFELPV; the protein is encoded by the coding sequence ATCTTTATCAAAGTGAACTTATTCCAATGGTTGAAAGCCTCATTCGCGGCATTAAGAAATGGCCGCAACAAGACCTCCGCGCCGTCGCCCTTGCCATCGTCAAGCGACTTGACCTCTCCGACCTTGCCGAAGTCCTCGCCGCAGCGCATCAGCGCATCCACGCAGAAGCCGACAAGCGCAACAATCGCACCAAAGGCAAGTGACGGGTGGCAGCTTGATCCGAGATCCGCGCGGAACCTTGCAACCGTTAAACCCGAACTGCAAACACTCGGGCGCAAACTTCTCAAGCGTCTTGCCGACGAAGGGCTGACGTTCAAAGTCACCAGCGGCGCACGCACGCAGGCCGAGCAGGATGCTTTATTTGCCCAAGGACGCACAAAGCCGGGGCCGGTCGTGACATGGACGCGTCGCAGCCGCCACATCGGCGGGCGGGCCATCGACTTGACCTTGTTCCACGGGAAAAATCCCGTATGGGAATCCAAGCACTACGACCGGGCAGGCGAGATTGGCGAGAGCCTTGGGCTTGTGTGGGGTGGACGCTGGAAAACGCCCGACCGACCGCACTTCGAGTTGCCTGTTTAA